A window of the Fusarium poae strain DAOMC 252244 chromosome 3, whole genome shotgun sequence genome harbors these coding sequences:
- a CDS encoding hypothetical protein (TransMembrane:3 (o66-92i113-130o150-170i)) produces MDAILEILDPYVFDYGYAYLFPQQTTQIQYGNSTGYATSSSKNFDDEYSLNFGSSLPRDDIYRQSASILMIAGFGAAFIYVISAAISYYFVFDRRLEHHPRFLKNQIKQEIQSSFFAIPIIDLLTLPFFLGEVRGHSLLYTNIDEYGWSWLAISTILYMVFNDLGIYWIHRLEHHPSIYKYVHKPHHKWIVPTPWAAIAFHPVDGYVQSLPYHVFVYLCPMQKHLYMFLFVCVQVWTILIHDGDMITGHWLEKFINSPAHHTLHHMYFTCNYGQYFTWADNYWDSHRAPMPELDPIHEAIRVMQEKGLADKDGNPIEKSKSE; encoded by the exons ATGGACGCCATACTAGAAATCCTCGACCCGTATGTCTTTGACTATGGATACGCATACTTGTTCCCCCAACAAACAACACAAATTCAATACGGAAACTCAACGGGCTACGCGACATCGTCTTCCAAAAACTTTGATGATGAGTACTCGCTCAACTTTGGCTCTTCGCTACCGCGCGACGACATTTACCGCCAAAGCGCCTCGATTCTCATGATCGCTGGTTTTGGTGCCGCCTTTATCTACGTTATTTCCGCCGCCATCTCGTATtactttgtctttgaccGCCGTCTCGAACATCACCCTCGATTCCTCAAGAACCAGATCAAGCAAGAgatccagtctagtttcttcgcCATTCCCATCATCGACCTTCTTACGCTCCCTttcttccttggagaggtGCGCGGTCATAGTTTGCTGTACACAAACATTGACGAGTACGGCTGGTCGTGGTTGGCTATCTCTACTATTCTGTACATGGTCTTTAACGATCTTGGTATTTACTGGATTCATCGCCTCGAGCATCATCCCAGTATCTACAAATATGTCCACAAGCCTCACCACAAGTGGATTG TTCCTACTCCCTGGGCTGCCATTGCTTTCCACCCTGTTGACGGCTACGTCCAATCTCTCCCTTACCA TGTTTTCGTCTATCTCTGCCCCATGCAGAAGCACCTCTACATGTTCCTCTTCGTCTGCGTTCAAGTCTGGACTATCCTCATTCACGACGGCGACATGATTACTGGCCACTGGCTCGAGAAATTTATCAACAGCCCCGCCCACCACACTCTACACCACATGTACTTTACCTGCAACTACGGCCAATACTTCACCTGGGCCGACAACTACTGGGACTCCCACCGAGCTCCCATGCCCGAGCTGGATCCCATCCACGAGGCTATCAGGGTCATGCAGGAGAAGGGACTTGCGGACAAGGATGGTAACCCCATCGAAAAGTCCAAGAGCGAGTAA
- a CDS encoding hypothetical protein (TransMembrane:10 (i101-119o125-141i312-333o339-366i770-791o807-824i853-873o898-919i948-968o980-997i)), producing MGETESKSANGAVHATTTSDSSTVAAGQDDQPPIAEPPDLAIEKPILPHTLSAHRVAQDLKSDVDHGLSSEEAASRLARDGPNSIKGAKGISLYEIFIQQVANALTVVLIAVTALSFAISDYIEGAVVAAVIVLNIVVGLIQDYRAEQTIQSLYALSTPKCKVIRDGQSETVKAETLVKGDIVSLATGDVVPADLRLVQGINVSTDEALLTGESIAISKKPEVIFTDPDMPMGDRINLAYSGSSVTRGRATGIVIATGMETEVGQIAELLRKNKNDDTQRSGINRLAWKFYQFSRRILGLEGTPLQVTLSKFALLLFAFAILLAIIVFSVSLWKITDEVLLYGICVGVAVIPESLLAVLTVTMAVATKAMVRGNVIVRQMPSLEAVGGVTNICSDKTGTLTQGRMITRKVWLRGDLQGTVEGTANPHDPYSGTVKWSADLAGSCLNTFLKVLTLCNNSTVSDGKKEPETDSSSIITSEDTEWKAIGEPTEIALKVFAMRFGRNTSGGDILVAEHPFDSSCKLMSVVYGNEIEQTRHVYTKGAVEILLTKLTETEEFKKEILLKAEELASQGLRVLCIATKPMNGDVQDCHDRAKVENDLQFVGLAGLYDPPRPETAGAVAQCRAAGVTVHMVTGDHIKTATAIAYEVGILNKDIRLKSNTVMAAADFGALSDAQIDALDELPVVLARCSPLTKVRMIEALHRRKAFCIMTGDGVNDSPALKQADVGIAMGDRGSDVAKEAADMVLTDDNFASIVTGIQEGRRLADNIQKFLLHLLTSNLAQVVLLLIGLAFKDVNGTAVFPLSPLEILWANLVTSSPLALGLGLEEASPDILRRPPRSLRSGVFTFDLVRDQLVYGFCSGSLCLAAFMIVNYASSGQGYYNMVPHCNESGTEGCDLVYRARATTFSTLAFLLLVTAWEVKHFHRSLFNMDERASGPFSVFKTIYHNKFLFWSVVAGFVMIFPIVYIPYLNTEVFKHKGLTWEWGVVAGCVIVYVALIETWKAMKRRFSWGIEVHPITGQVDV from the exons ATGGGAGAAACCGAATCTAAATCCGCGAATGGTGCAGTTCACGCCACTACCACGTCGGACTCGTCGACCGTCGCTGCCGGTCAGGACGACCAGCCTCCTATAGCGGAACCCCCCGACCTAGCTATAGAGAAGCCAATTCTTCCCCATACGCTCTCTGCTCACCGTGTCGCCCAGGACCTCAAGTCCGACGTTGACCATGGTTTGAGCAGCGAGGAGGCTGCCTCCCGACTTGCTCGGGATGGCCCTAATTCCATCAAAGGCGCCAAGGGTATCTCCCTCTATGAGATCTTTATCCAGCAGGTTGCCAATGCCTTGACTGTCGTCCTCATCGCCGTGACCGCTCTGTCCTTTGCTATCTCGGACTACATTGAGGGTGCCGTCGTGGCCGCCGTCATTGTACTCAACATCGTTGTCGG ATTGATCCAGGATTACCGCGCTGAGCAGACCATCCAGTCGCTCTACGCCCTTTCCACTCCCAAGTGTAAGGTCATCCGCGATGGCCAGAGTGAAACCGTCAAGGCTGAAACTCTTGTCAAGGGTGACATTGTCTCCCTGGCCACTGGCGATGTTGTTCCTGCCGATTTGCGTCTGGTCCAAGGCATCAACGTGTCTACTGATGAGGCACTTCTTACCGGTGAATCGATCGCCATCAGCAAGAAGCCTGAGGTCATCTTTACCGACCCTGATATGCCCATGGGAGACCGTATCAACCTGGCCTATTCCGGAAGCTCAGTCACTCGTGGTCGAGCCACTGGTATTGTTATCGCTACCGGTATGGAGACTGAGGTCGGCCAAATCGCCGAACTCTTgcgcaagaacaagaacgaTGATACCCAGAGGAGCGGTATAAACCGCCTCGCGTGGAAGTTCTACCAGTTCAGCCGCAGAATCCTTGGTCTCGAAGGCACCCCCCTTCAGGTCACTCTTAGCAAGTTTGCCCTGCTGCTATTCGCCTTTGCCATTCTTCTCGCTATCATCGTCTTTTCCGTCAGTCTCTGGAAGATTACCGATGAGGTTCTTCTTTACGGAATCTGCGTTGGTGTCGCCGTTATTCCCGAGTCCCTCCTTGCCGTCTTGACTGTAACCATGGCTGTTGCTACCAAGGCAATGGTTCGCGGTAATGTTATTGTTCGACAGATGCCTTCTCTCGAGGCCGTTGGTGGTGTCACCAACATCTGCTCCGACAAGACCGGTACACTGACTCAAGGACGCATGATCACCCGAAAGGTCTGGCTCCGTGGCGATCTCCAAGGTACCGTTGAAGGTACCGCCAACCCCCATGACCCTTACAGTGGTACTGTCAAGTGGTCCGCTGATCTGGCTGGAAGCTGTTTGAACACCTTCCTCAAGGTTCTTACTCTCTGCAATAATTCTACCGTCAGCGATGGCAAGAAGGAGCCCGAGACAGATTCCAGCAGCATCATTACATCCGAGGATACCGAATGGAAGGCCATTGGTGAGCCGACCGAAATTGCCCTCAAGGTTTTCGCCATGAGATTCGGCCGCAACACCTCTGGGGGTGACATCCTGGTGGCTGAGCATCCTTTCGATTCCTCCTGCAAGCTCATGAGTGTCGTCTACGGCAACGAAATCGAGCAAACCCGACACGTCTATACCAAGGGTGCTGTCGAGATTCTTCTCACTAAACTTACCGAAACCGAAGAATTCAAGAAGGAAATTCTTCTCAAGGCAGAGGAACTCGCTAGCCAAGGTCTGCGAGTGCTTTGCATTGCCACCAAGCCTATGAATGGCGATGTCCAGGACTGTCATGATCGCGCCAAGGTCGAAAACGACCTCCAATTCGTCGGTCTTGCTGGTCTCTATGATCCTCCCCGCCCTGAAACTGCTGGCGCCGTTGCTCAATGCCGTGCCGCCGGTGTTACTGTCCACATGGTTACTGGTGATCACATTAAGACTGCTACTGCCATTGCCTACGAAGTTGGCATCCTCAACAAAGATATTCGTCTCAAGTCCAACACCGTCATGGCAGCCGCCGACTTTGGCGCTCTCAGCGACGCTCAGATTGATGCTTTGGATGAACTCCCTGTTGTTCTCGCTCGTTGCAGTCCCCTCACCAAGGTCCGCATGATTGAGGCTCTTCATCGCCGCAAGGCTTTCTGTATCATGACTGGTGACGGTGTCAACGATTCCCCAGCCCTCAAGCAGGCTGATGTCGGTATCGCCATGGGAGACCGTGGTAGCGATGTCGCCAAGGAGGCCGCTGACATGGTTTTGACTGATGACAACTTTGCATCTATCGTTACCGGTATCCAAGAAGGTCGACGACTTGCCGACAATATCCAAAAG TTCCTGCTGCATCTTCTCACTTCCAATCTGGCTCAGGTTGTCCTGTTGCTTATTGGTCTTGCTTTCAAGGACGTCAACGGAACCGCAGTCTTTCCCCTTTCTCCTCTTGAGATTCTTTGGGCCAACCTTGTCACCTCATCACCTCTGGCTCTGGGCCTCGGTTTAGAGGAGGCTTCTCCTGATATCCTTCGCCGACCTCCTCGCAGCTTGCGCAGTGGTGTCTTTACCTTTGACCTTGTCCGCGACCAGCTCGTTTATGGATTCTGCTCAGGCTCTCTTTGTCTGGCCGCTTTCATGATTGTCAACTACGCTTCATCTGGTCAAGGTTACTACAACATGGTCCCTCACTGTAATGAGAGCGGAACCGAGGGATGCGATCTTGTTTACCGTGCGCGTGCTACAACTTTTTCCACCTTGGCCTTTTTGTTGTTGGTCACTGCCTGGGAGGTCAAGCACTTCCACCGTAGTCTGTTCAACATGGACGAGCGTGCTTCAGGCCCTTTCTCCGTGTTCAAGACCATCTACCACAACAAGTTCCTCTTCTGGTCCGTTGTTGCTGGTTTCGTCATGATCTTCCCCATCGTGTACATCCCCTACCTCAACACTGAGGTCTTCAAGCACAAGGGTCTCACTTGGGAGTGGGGAGTTGTCGCTGGCTGCGTGATCGTCTACGTTGCTCTTATCGAGACTTGGAAGGCCATGAAGAGACGGTTTAGCTGGGGTATTGAAGTCCACCCTATTACTGGCCAGGTCGACGTTTGA
- a CDS encoding hypothetical protein (BUSCO:24218at5125) has protein sequence MSFCRIICFNICVKRATLAPASSFWKASNSPTFLTYYRDDALFHTKVNVATMSIPGLGQIPTQPTVTATNRVITLRPLGEWRFQTSQASPVVVKLLSGTAEKDGVELGPKNAYTFAGVKSKILTWHGCELEIDGRCDAESVAEYANPTDSPANTHVNLHGQLNDMRQAAAREGKEGPRVLIVGPADVGKTTLARTLTSYATRQGYQPLVVNANPKEGLLSLPGTLSASVLATILDPEAVDGWGSTPTSGPSSVPVKLPLVFYYGQASPDQDPDFYRELTSKLAGSVSARLSEDQDVKSSGVIIDGMGLTEQSKDGHELVAHIVDEFSVNVLIVVGSPTISAELSKRFGNERTSLGEPISVVPIDKSDGVVVRDEVFLQHVREAAIKEYFYGDSKRTLSPLIQQVDFDNVIVYHTSDEHSYPDQSVSREDPSTPMQHWTLAVMHAAPKDAPDVVRAASVMGFLYVSDVDEERRKIKLLAPVSGRLGDQPLVWGKWPEPYINLLG, from the exons ATGTCCTTCTGCAGAATAatctgctttaatatttgtGTCAAGCGTGCTACCCTGGCCCCTGCATCAAGCTTCTGGAAAGCTTCCAACAGCCCCACGTTCCTCACCTACTATCGCGACGACGCTCTCTTTCATACAAAAGTCAATGTAGCGACCATGTCAATTCCAGGCTTGGGCCAGATTCCCACACAG CCCACCGTCACCGCGACCAACCGCGTCATCACACTCCGACCCTTGGGCGAATGGCGATTCCAAACCTCCCAAGCCTCCCCCGTTGTCGTCAAGCTCCTCTCCGGCACAGCTGAAAAGGATGGCGTCGAACTAGGTCCTAAGAACGCCTATACCTTCGCGGGCGTCAAGTCAAAGATCCTCACCTGGCACGGCTGCGAGCTCGAGATTGACGGCCGCTGCGACGCCGAGTCTGTTGCCGAATATGCGAACCCGACCGATAGCCCGGCCAATACGCACGTGAACCTTCATGGACAGCTCAACGATATGCGGCAGGCGGCCGCGAGAGAGGGTAAAGAGGGACCCAGAGTGCTCATTGTTGGACCGGCGGACGTGGGAAAGACGACGTTGGCGAGGACTTTGACGAGCTATGCGACAAGACAAGGATACCAACCTTTGGTGGTCAACGCGAACCCAAAGGAAGGTCTGCTCAGTTTGCCCGGCACGTTGAGCGCCAGTGTTCTTGCAACTATATTGGACCCCGAAGCTGTGGATGGTTGGGGAAGCACTCCTACTAGCGGACCGAGTAGCGTGCCCGTGAAGCTACCTTTGGTGTTTTACTACGGACAGGCCTCGCCTGATCAAGATCCTGACTTTTATCGCGAACTTACGAGTAAGCTTGCTGGTAGCGTTAGTGCACGATTGAGCGAGGACCAGGATGTAAAGAGCTCGGGTGTTATCATTGATGGTATGGGCCTCACTGAGCAAAGCAAAGATGGGCACGAGCTCGTAGCACACATTGTCGACGAATTTTCAG TCAATGTCCTCATTGTGGTCGGCTCCCCAACCATCAGCGCTGAGCTATCTAAGCGATTTGGCAACGAGCGAACAAGCCTGGGAGAACCTATCAGCGTTGTTCCAATCGACAAATCCGACGGTGTAGTCGTCCGCGACGAGGTATTCCTACAACACGTGAGAGAAGCTGCCATCAAAGAGTACTTCTACGGCGACTCCAAGCGAACTCTCAGCCCCCTGATCCAACAAGTCGACTTTGACAATGTTATTGTGTATCACACCTCCGACG AACATTCCTACCCCGACCAGAGCGTTTCACGGGAAGACCCATCTACACCAATGCAGCACTGGACGCTTGCCGTGATGCACGCAGCGCCTAAGGATGCGCCTGATGTAGTTCGGGCTGCGAGCGTAATGGGATTTTTGTATGTGTCGGATGTGGATGAGGAGCGTCGCAAGATTAAGTTGCTTGCTCCGGTGAGCGGACGGTTGGGTGATCAGCCGCTTGTGTGGGGTAAGTGGCCAGAGCCATACATTAATCTCCTCGGATAA
- a CDS encoding hypothetical protein (BUSCO:41691at5125), giving the protein MATTTDDVHSEDKENIKNGDEDAGPPPNLPASLQGIAKQGRARKSKALVHRGPTALPKNRGTGFEEFFADPPMTPDEAKEETDDIYAPDVPFAERMQSCIQRFRSRRRLQGNRTLYFEEYLFLGGVDCAPNTFGGLSQQELKDLTPAERRQATAKDVIWATSAAGDRFYNGDDEKWSVDFAGVAAGFFSVTLVHLTSSELGPMLEGISTIENFLRYVLQHNVCPEYEDDVKAAMEVCNIAAEEWPMFQELCAALPGQFNLAAAELYCPEDVSKQSWSFLDFKRPEDFDPTSVFFTAFALMDEPELFEKLTTKKPTITREFKCTLELVQTFRPSDEIVNRFESLVINDKAAYHAPVGKAIFKEGIIEDDWERQPTEWPTDEETMTLFFDDILLSKMMPGLRMEAVVCELDAGLRFIKNIENIVPSFYVYLPQEMMRHYKEPRDDDRPARSVHDVDENENEAGNGDGQE; this is encoded by the exons ATGGCGACTACAACTGATGACGTTCATTCTGAGGACAAGGAGAACATCAAGAACGGCGATGAGGATGCTGGGCCGCCACCTAATCTGCCTGCGTCGCTTCAAGGTATCGCAAAGCAAGGGAGAGCAAGGAAGAGCAAGGCGCTCGTTCACCGCGGTCCTACCGCTCTCCCAAAGAATCGAGGAACTGGTTTCGAGG AGTTCTTTGCTGATCCGCCCATGACCCCTGATGAGGCCAAGGAAGAGACGGACGATATCTATGCCCC TGACGTTCCATTTGCAGA GCGCATGCAGTCCTGTATCCAGCGCTTCCGCTCTAGACGTCGTCTTCAAGGCAATCGAACCCTCTATTTCGAAGAATACCTCTTCCTTGGCGGTGTTGATTGCGCGCCCAACACCTTTGGTGGTCTCAGCCAGCAAGAATTGAAGGACCTTACCCCCGCTGAGCGTCGACAAGCCACTGCAAAGGACGTCATCTGGGCCACTTCTGCAGCAGGAGACCGATTCTACAACGGCGATGACGAAAAATGGTCGGTTGACTTTGCCGGCGTTGCCGCTGGTTTCTTCTCTGTCACTCTTGTCCACCTCACTTCTAGTGAACTAGGGccaatgttggagggtatcAGTACCATCGAGAACTTTCTCCGATACGTTCTTCAGCACAATGTCTGTCCCGAGTACGAGGACGACGTCAAGGCTGCGATGGAAGTCTGCAACATTGCCGCTGAAGAATGGCCCATGTTTCAAGAGCTTTGTGCTGCACTCCCTGGACAGTTCAACCTGGCTGCGGCCGAACTTTACTGTCCCGAAGACGTCTCCAAGCAGTCGTGGTCGTTCTTGGATTTCAAGCGCCCTGAGGATTTCGACCCTACTTCCGTCTTTTTTACCGCTTTCGCACTCATGGACGAGCCGGAGCTATTCGAAAAATTGACTACCAAAAAGCCTACTATCACTCGCGAGTTCAAGTGTACACTCGAGTTGGTCCAGACATTCCGACCCAGCGATGAAATTGTCAATCGATTCGAGTCTCTCGTCATCAATGACAAGGCAGCTTACCACGCCCCTGTTGGCAAGGCAATCTTTAAAGAGGGCATCATTGAGGATGACTGGGAGAGACAGCCTACTGAGTGGCCAACTGACGAAGAAACCATGACTCTTTTCTTTGACGACATTCTTCTGTCGAAAATGATGCCGGGTTTGAGAATGGAAGCGGTCGTTTGTGAATTGGATGCTGGTTTGCGATTCATTAAGAACATCGAGAACATCGTCCCATCATTCTACGTTTACCTCCCTCAAGAGATGATGCGGCACTACAAGGAACCGAGAGATGATGATCGTCCTGCTAGATCGGTGCATGATGTTGACGAAAATGAGAATGAAGCCGGGAATGGGGATGGACAAGAATGA